CCTGAAGAATTTCTTAAACAAAATGTTTCCGGCTTAACCCATTTTCAAATTGGTAAAGTAAGATTTCCAGTTATGTTACAACTTTCTATTTCAATCCTAACGTCTTCTCTATATGGTCACACCAATCGGCCTATAGTGGTGACAAAAAATTATGCAGgttattcaagttcatttacttTCCCACATTTGTTTAACATCTAAACAAATAAACTTATATAAGGTGGCCTTGGCCACACCGCTTCCCCAACAGTACAATATCTCACCTACCCGACAAGCCTATAAGAATTAGTAGGTGGTGGTATAGGTTGAGATATTGATGAAAATGATGACCTCTATGAAGGTCGGGGAGTATCCACAGCAACTACGTAATGTAATTTCAATAATATGTTTCATATACGACCTTTAGTATCAACTCAGATAATATTTATATGGAGTATTTTATTTTAGGAAATTTCTTTGGTAGGGCCTTCAAAACGAGCCCTACCATAGGGCTCTTTTGTGTTCTGAACCTTTGAACAACTTTTGAcgggatttttttttatgaccgtgtatattgtagttatttagagaatcctgcaaattttcggcactgtaaattattcagaattttgtgaaaatttgcaggatgctctaaataactacaatatacttGGTCacaaaaaaaatcgcgccgaaagcTGTTCAAATgttgagaacacaaaagagccatacggtagggctctttttgaaggCCTTACCAAagaaatttccttttattttatttttgttgaagTATTTCTATTAAGCATTACCTCCATGTATTATCATATGAGAATGCAAATTAATAGTTGTAGAAGTTTTCTTGTCTATGTATAAGAGGTATAAAATGTTTGTGCAATGTAAAGGTCTGTAATATTAAAAATTgccataataataaataaaagtacatttatAGTGtcacgccctggttactccaagaccgttgaTGTGAActttgaacagtgctaaactcgctaattgagttctttggttataaacgtgcatctaggtgttattaataggtttaggtgaaaaaccaatcaaaaggaaattatatgttttatttataacataaaactgttcatggggacataaacaagaaaatatcgtTCTCCACTTATTAGTCAGTACCATGTGACCAGTAGTCagtatgtcacatatggggtgcaattttcttacatcTGCAATCAATGTACCCATTTATGCAATCAATGtacacatttaaacattcaacatgcctcaaattgctaccatgcatgtcacatatggggtgcaattttcttacatctggttcgagcgagaaatactaACAGAACGACTCTTCAGAAccatcgaccttttgattccttagcagttacctagtcataaccaattataacatcCTTTCataaaaatcaacaataataaggTGTAGACCTACACCTCACTGACAGAACcatgaattgtacccaaacggtgagtagattcgctCCGAGTCGTAGGAATttaaaccccgagccaaaaaccctgaTAAATGGCCAAAACAGGAATCCGATGGAACAAAGTAGCACTACCCCCTAATCGTACACTCAGCCAGAAACGCCCTGAAACTTTCccccttcgattccaccatttcgaTAATCATAACTAACACCCTTCAATTTCCGTTATTATCGACATTCTCAAATACCCATAATTAAAATTTTTGAGTGACTTCTTTATGAAATTGTCAAAAAGTATAATTCTAATTATTTTCGTTTTTAATGTAGGAGTATACAAATTTGAAattgggtttatacctttttggacacTGTGTTTTTTTTCCATTACctatttggaccttgtgttttgacgaattactttttagactctatgttttgtaaaatggttaaaatagaaccctaaacccgaacttggtcaatgttttctcatctaaaatcacaaataatttaccaaactaacaattcacaacaaaaataaaataattctgcttaaaaactgtgttgttatattcaatttttttttcatcaaaattgagtttagtgttctattttaaccattttacaaaacatagggtccacaAAATAAATCAAAACACATAGTTTTAATATCATGGTTTATTGTACCAAATTTGTGTttgaataatatattatatttaattagttatttCGTATAATATGTCAAAGTGGTTTATTGTATCAAAACGTATGTTGAAGGTCTTGTCTCGTATTGTTTCCTGCCACATTTTGCGACTGCAGTGAATGGATTCTCCGGTCCCATCTACAGCATAGTTTGTCATTTCCAAGACACTGCTGCGACCGCAGGAACAACTTTATACGGCCGCAGCTTCAGTGGGCAACGCACCTTGGCGAGATTCCTGCGGTCGCACGCATGGTTTCCTGCGACCGCATGATCGCGTAATTTTATATAAAATACtatatgaatttaattaattaaaaaattaattttatcatacTCTCTTTCTTATCACCCTCATTTTATCATCTTCCTCTTCTCTTTATCACCTAATTTCATTATATCTCAttctccttctttcttcaattttttttttcaagaggcCCTACCACTCCAAGATTTTGTAAGTGTATTTCCTTTTTAATCTTTGCCAACTTTCTCTCCACCATCATCCATCATTGTAAGTCTCCTTTATAATTTTGTTATTAAGTTCTACATTGTGTTCTCCATAAATTTTTCATGCTAAGCTagtgaatcagaaatttgtgtgtCGTGTTTCATCTCGTATGTTATTTCTGGATTTTTATGCTACCATTGAACCAATTGTATTGAACGTTGGTGGATTAACATTTGGGTTGAGTTTGCTTTATTttgaaattgggaaattttgaCCTAGTTTTGGATAATttgttttttatgattttatgaaaTTGATGTGACATTGGTGTAATTGGGAAGTCTAGATGCTTACATTTATGTCCAATTTCACCGGGTGACCAATTTATTTGGATAATTTTTCCATTTTGCAAATCTAAGCcataatttttgggatttttaaatttgaaggtattgatcattgttcttgtgCTTATTTTGATTGTGGACAATTCTAAATTGAACAttgattataatttttgaaatttgtgGTCTTCAGTGAATTGGTCAGTGTGTGTGCATTATTTTGTGTAGTTTTGGTTATTGTGTAATAATGTCTACTAGTAGAAAAAGAACAAAAACTGGAAAAACGAAAAAACAACAACCACCACCCCCACCCATAGAGAATGAAGAAGACCTAAATTTTGAGGATGTGCCTAGGTTTGTCAACCCAATGGCCAATTCTAGGTACATTCAAGATAATGAGCGTAGCCTTATTAGGGAGAGAGGGTTTGCTACCAATTGAAAATATGAGTTTATTGTCCCTGAAGAGTATACATCAGTCATTAGAGCCCATAAGTGGGTGGTTTTCTGTGCTCCTCCAATTACTGCTATTATCCCTGTAGTTAGAGAATTTTATGCTAATGCTTTTCATCATGACTATACCTGGGAAGCAACTGTTAGGGGCAAAATTGTGAAATTTCACAGAAGTGATatcaataaatattttaaattgccTGCCTTAGAAAATGATGAATATAGGGACTTACAGGACCAACTTtgtgaggagagtacttgggacaCTATCTTGCGAGCCTTAACCCCGCCAGGTACTGAATGGACCTTCAATGGCACTCATCGAGTGGGGTTTCCCTTCAATTTATTGACGAGGGAGAAAAGAGTgtggttgtattttatttgttcaAATCTGACACCCACCGAAGCCTTTACGATTGTCACACCTAGTAAAGCAGTATTGCTGTATGCTGTTTTACACAATAAATCTATAGATGTTGGCAATATTATTGCTGCTAATTTAAATGAGTGTTGTGTCACTGATTATGTGGGGCTTTATTTTCCTAGCCTCATCACTAGTTTGTGTTTGCAAGCAGGGGTCCCCATTAATGACTTAGAGGAGAAATTGCCCCCTCTAGTTTACGATTTGGTAAAGATTAACAAGGTCAAAACTTTTTCAGCTGATCCTAGTGCAGGTACATCAAATCAGTATGCTCGTCCACCACCAAGACCTCAGAATGTCAACCAAAGGTTGGACACTTTGGTGTCACAGTTCCAGCAGCACCACTTGTGGAGTGTCAGTGTGGCGCAGAACCAATATGCCTACAACCAAGCTTTCGCCACTCATTTTGGCATTGACATAAGTGGATTTCCACCATATCCACAACCACCCAATTTTGCGTATCCTCCACCTGATGGGGATGACGAGGCCGGTCCTTCATCGTGAGTCGAGTTaggtaagtttcctttccttaaattttatttaaacattggggacaatgtttttgATAAGTTTGGGGAAGGAGGGTTTTCTTATTTGTATTAAGCTAGTTGAGTCAAGTGGCTGTTTCGTTTGgtgttttgtgttttgttaaattgtGTTTGGTTTGTTTTTTTTGCGTTAATTCTGTTTTGTGTTAGGGTATTTAGAGAGTCTGTCGAATCAAGAtaacaatgattagccaatgagaATACATGAATGCCTTGTAATATAGTTCGAGAAAAATATGCTTGATTGTAAAAACAATCCGTGTGCTTGGTTTGACCACTTCTTTGGATTACTTTAATTCATTGTAAACtaaatatttgatcatgattggtaaatttttatatttaaatatatttacacTTGCTGAATTTTGAATGTGGAAATAATGTATGAacaaattctagaacttgcttgcttgctatTTGGGGCGATATCATAATCAATGCTTGTTTAGaaaaatgatttaggcaatttttttttCAGAACGTTTGaccctttcaagccaaccttgaatattttatccctagttaccctttttgagcctaaaagaatatctttttatTGTACaacacttattttgagcctattTGAACACTTTATTATTTTCCATTCCCTTGATTTATACCgtaagcatatatatataaaaacatatacatGGGGATTGATTTGTAATGGGTGTTATTTTTGTGATGTGGTTGtgacaatagaaaaataaaatgaaagattgagaggaaaattcagaaaaaaaaagaagagtgaAAATAAACTACACTTCTTATGTTTGTTCACATCGAAAAACATAACTTTGGGGAAGTgtggttaaaaaaaaaaaaaaagatatatctAGTGTGAATTTTTctcaatcttggaaaataaagggAAATTTGGGGTTGTTTGGATTACAATGTGGATATCAGGTTTGGTTTGTTTGGATTATATacttatggtatatttgagccaaaataactattttatcTACCATTACCTAAGCCTTTCAATATAAGCTctaaaagaccttttgattcttgaacatGCATTGATATATATTCGTGGAGAATAATAAGTTAGCAAGCATATGGAAATATGAGATTTGATGGATTGATGGTGAGAATTCAGTAtgtgtaaattattttaaatgtgTGTTATTTACTGTTCTTGATTGAGTAGACAAAAATTATCAATGAGTTAGGGTAAATTGAAGAAGTGGTTGTATTGAAAATCTGGATTACTTGTCAGTTATTTTTTGACGATTTTATATGCTTGTCATTCAATTATTTTATTGGTTTAAAAATTGtggttatcttgattcatttgtttagtgtttgtaattttttgtgtCGTTTGTCTTCAGTCTTGTTTTCTCTGCACGAGGCCGAGCAAATTTTAAGTGAGTTTTACACTCGTTTATCTATGTGTTTTCAGGTTAAGTGCTAGGGGgttagttttgttttgttctattttacgcttgttttcATGTGTTTTCAGGTGTCAATgggcttaggtgacttaggtgtaGGAACATGATGGAAAGACCGACAAAAGGAAAAAAGTTGGGGGAAAACGGTGTTTTGGGCCACTTTCTGCGACCGCAGGTGAAGGATTATGCGGCCGCAGTTCCAGACGAGTTGGGGATTTCCAGggcattcctgcgaccgcaggaatcaCAACGTGCGACCGCAGGAATTGTCGTCAAAGGTGGAAAATGCACATTATTGTGTTTGGTCatatttttgtttgaaaaaaaaccTGAAATTAGGTTTAAATCAAGATCTAGGACACAAAATGAGGCACTTTTGCAGACCTATACTGAGAGAAAAGGAGTCGGATCATTTTGGAGAAGATTTGGGATGAACATAgagttcttttctcttcttcttatctTCACTTTATGATTAATTTCTTGTTTATGGATTTATTAATGATGAACAACTAATTTCTATATCAGGGATTTCAATTTAATCATTGGAAATTCTTTTACGAAATAAAGAaaagttttattttctttattcctCTATTGACCACTTCTCAGTTTATGTTTTTTGATGGACAATTGAATGGCTATCACTTTTCATAACCTACGTGTTTTGTAATCAAGacttgaaaagtgagatttgagaATTGATTGCCTCCTAATGCTGATTttctcatagaaatatagaaaatgaTTCTTTAGGTTGAGATTTATATTTCGTAATTTGAATATAAAATGATTTTGTTAAATTGCCATCTTAATAAGAATAAAGAATGTAACACAATCATTGATAAGTATTAGAGTGGATAGAGGAAACTAATTGAATTCCCTAatttatttttcacaaaaattatttttttcaagtctttgtgtttttgttttgaatttatggATTACTTGTAATTATTTTTGCTCATGCGTTAAATTTTACATTATAAAAATCAAACATATTATAAGTAAGTGAATCCACATTAAGAAAACTTTTGTAATTAAGGACAAAGAAGATTATAAAGTTATTTAACATACCCCTCTTCGAcatattattatgattatttagatattgattttagaAGGATTTTATGATAGGGGCTTTAGAAATACCTCCACCGGTAGGCCTCTTTTGTATTTATGAGGTGTAAACAATTTTTAGCGTTGTTATTTTTATGACCGTGACtaatgtagttatttagagcataaCAATATAATGTCGAAATCATAATAATTTATAgtgataaaaaatattttaaaggaGAATGTCGCagacgtgactaatttttttaggCGCGTGGAAAATAACTTGTGAAAATAATcactataaaaaataataataaatcttcCACCTTTGGCAACTCACGTGGCACTCCCCCTTGCAGATATAAAAAAGTGGACAAAGTGGACAAAGTTTTGCCTTATATCACAGTGTAATCAATAAATTCTTAATAACCATATGCATTAATTTTTACTGAAAAGTTGATTGACGTGACTGAGGCAGTAAGGCAATGTATAGGAGAGGAGGTGCCCCTGGTCATATAAAGACAACACTTGTGGTGACCCAAACTTTATAAACAGATGTAGCCAAGTGGGAGATGCCCTTAAACCATTCAAAAAAATTACAATTTAAATTTAAACGACCCAGAATGTAAAAGTCCTCAACTCCTCTTTCGTTCATATTTTTGGCCCTCCAAAATATAATTTGCAGTACACTCTGAAACTTTACAATTAAGTTTATCAACGATTTATTGCGCGTTTGGAAATGGACTCTGACTCATCCGTGGATTCATGCAACTTGGAGGTTTTCCCCGTTGACCGCACTCAAAGACCTTCAACGCCGGATTCGGAGGTGGTCGGTTGTGTTAAGTTGACGGAGGTTTCGGTCGACCCTTTGAGAACCATTAACGAGCTGAGGCAAGAGGTTCAGGATCTGTCTTTCGAGATAAAATGTGGAAATTTATTTCGTCAGTAACAAGAACAAAAGATTGAATCGTTGAAGAAGAAGATTTCGTCTCTTGAGGGTAATGTAGGATGGAATATGCACCTAGCTTCATGCTGCTGTAGCTGTAACATTAATAATATTTCCAGGATTCCAGGATCATTACGTGGTCGAGAAAGAGAGGGCGTTGTGCAATCTGAAGCTTTTGTGGATGTGAAGGTGGATTTAATAGAAAAACGTCATACCGAGCTTGGAGCTGGACTGAGTGGAGGCAGAGAGTCAGAGGAATCCGTCATGGGTACTAACTGATTTTTTAACTCCTAACTCTAGTATTTCAAATGCTTATCAATATTTGTAACTCCTGTGGTAACTATGTATTTTGTTAATCTCTCAAAAAACATCATCCGAGGATTAAAGTGTTCCATAAACGTTGAGTGCATATGTCAGTTATGTAAACTGAAATTTACATTTATGGCAGGGGAACTATTGTAACTGGTAATGGCACGTATACAATTCAGAAGCTCCCaagctaattaaattataaaaactGATTTAAGAAGGGTGGTTGTTACATTTAAATATGTATTCAAAATTGTACAGAGTAAAATTGGTCGGATACTTCCTACCAAATCAAAATAATTTGTGACGTGCTTATAAGCTTCCCAGATGTATAATTGTTGACATGTATCTAATTTTAGGAATGAATGTGACTTTGGTGTACCATCATTGGATCAAGGGTGAAAATTTATccataatattataatatcttaataAATAATTGTGATTGAATCACCTCGCACTAAAGAAGTTAGTAGGAATTCGACTTGTACGTATGTATTGGGTCAATGGTTCTGTGTAGAAATTTGAACTGAATGTTTATAAATCTACCATATGAACCAGGATTGGAGAAGATCATAATGCAAGGCGATTGGAGAAGAGAAGGTGGCACATCAtccatttttttttaagaaaaagtagaaattaaaaaaaaaaaacaaaaaaacaaatgaaaaagTCATTTTTTGCTAAATTCACTATTTCAGAATGCCATTTTGGCAAATTTATCTTCAATTGTCGAaggttaaatttaaaataaaaaaagaaatacaCTCCATAAATTTATCTACAGTATTTAAAATTTTACACACACAATAAGCTCCACCACAATGGATAAACTATCATTTGTTGCTTCGCATTAGAAAAATTGAGAACTTTATTGGTTGGTGCAAAAATTAGAGCAACACAGAACAACTCTGATCTAACTGAGGCTTCTTTATTATCCCTACACGATAGCCTACCATTTTCAACAAGTTGTGTAGACAAATTGACTTTTATAAATGAATGTCAATACATTTGAACATCCCCAAAAGGGAAACACAATATCTAACACATGTGCTTCAATATTTGGTCTTCAATTTTTGGGTGAGTCAAAATGTCTTTGTCCAAATTTAACTCTCATAACAGCAAAATTCCCCTGACTTGAAGATATTTATTGTCTTGTTCAATGGAGTTGCTGTGTTGGTGGTGCCCTATTTATGATATTGTTACATGATTTATTGAGTTTCATTTTCCATCTATTAGGCAAGACTACGTTCACCTGTTGCCAGGGGACTGTTTTCCTGAGGAGGTGGTTGCATTTTATATTCCCCCATCTCTGGACACCTCCAAAGATTTCCATTATCGGAGAGGTACAATTTCTTATGTTATAATTTTTGTTAAGATTTCTCCATGTCTCCTGTGTATTTGTTTTAGTGTAGCttgttaaaaaaatatgaaaaataacaaCTTCACTAGAAATACCTCCCCATCATATTTTAGCCTGTTAATAGGGTTGTAATATGTTCATACCAACATATGTGGGTAGTTTAAATTATTATCAGGATAATATGAAGGCAGATGTACAACCTAAGATCTCTACCCTCCAACTTTTGAGAACAAGAAGTTGGATTGCCCATTTTAGTGGACAGTGTAAGGTTATCTACCATTTTCCTGCTATAGAAATGTGTACGTAGCTTATTTTTCCACAACCAACTCTTGGGCGGGATAtagaaattttattgattttCGAGACATGACAATGAATGTAAGATTACCTAAGCCAACCTTGAACTATGTTTTTATGTTGTAGTCGTAATATTCTCTCCAACCATAGATGTCATTTTACAAATGCAATATCATGTTCTGCCCTTTTTCAAACAAGGTTATACCTTTTTTATGGAGTACTGGGAAGCAGAATTGGAGGTGCAGGACCTCTTTAGCAGTGACTCTAGTGGAGAAAATGAGACATGTGAAGAGCAAGAAGTGGAATATGTACGCCAGGGGGGACCTATTGATGGTGACAAAGTAAATGAGGCACTTAAAACACAAGAGAACATAACTAATGAAGGGGGCATGCATATATCAAATGATGAAGGATTGTCCAACCAGGGGATATTTCTAAAGTACGGTATACATGTAGCGGCCACCAATTTGACAATGGATAACATGGTCGGTCATGCTTTTGCTACACTTCTTATGGCAGAAGAATTCATTTATGAGTACGCAAAGGTACTGGGGTTTAGTATTCGTAAAGGCCACATGCGTACAAATGTTCGAGGTAACGTTCGTTTGAGAGAGTGGGTCTGCTCAAGGTAGGGAAGTAGGTCTGAACAGCATACATCAAGACTTGATAGAGTGAGGGAGCCAAAGGCCATCACCCGATGTGGGTGCAATGTGGCTTTTCGAGTTATCCTTAACAGAAAGAGAGGTAACTGGATATGCAAATATTTTTTCCCATTTCATTCACACTCGTTAGCAAGTGATCGTTACAAACAGTACCTATGGTCAAATAGAGTGGTATCACCTGGCTATCTTCAGAAGGCAAATTGTATGAAGAAATCTCGCATTAGAACATGCCACATTATGTCATACATGGCAAAGCTAGTCGGCGGATATGATAAGACCCCATTTACAATCAAAGACCTATACAATAGAATGTCATCGGCTTCAACTATTGGCTTTAAGGGGTCGGATGCTGGCAGAGCCTTAGGGTATCTGGAGCACAAAGCAGATCACGATCTAGGTTTCTATGGTTTATTTGCTTATGATAAAGGCAAGAGATTACTTCACTTGTTCTGGGCAGATGCAAAATCAAGGTCGGATTGCGAAAGACATGGACACGCAATCGCCTTTGATTCTACATATAAGACAAATAGCTTTGGTAAGCCTTTGTTGATTTGGGTTGGTATTAATAACCACTTTTGGACTTGTATACTTGGTTTCGCAATCCTTGACAATGAATCCACTGCTAGCTACATGTGGGCAACGAGGGCCTTCTTGGCTTGTATGAAAGGTGTGCTACCGATAACAGTTGTCACCGATGGAGATCCTGCCATTGAAAAAACACTAAAAGAGTTGATGCCTAATGTCACACATCGGCTATGTTATTGGCATATACACAACAATGCCATTTCTCACACAAAAGACCCATCATTCGGGAAGGAACTAACTAATTTAGTGTTTAGATATTACACCAAGGAGGAATTTGAAAGAAGGTGGGCAGCATTGCTCACTCACTTTGATGTGGAAGATAACTCATATGTCGCAAGTCTTTATAAATCAAGAAAGAGTTGGGCAGAAACCTTCttgaggggaatttttttttgcgGAATGACAACAACCCAAAGGAGCGAGGGTATTAATGCTGTCTTGAAGAAGAAGGTCAATCAACATATGAAGATGTATGAGTTTGTTAGAGCTCTTGACATGGCACTTTCATGGGTATGACAACGAGAGGCTAAAGACGAGTATGAGTCCTTGCACACAATCCCACAATTAGGCAAGACAAATTTGCACAACATAGAGGAGGAGTAGTCGATAATTTACACGAGGAACATGTTCTTCAGAGTAAGGAAGCAGATGTCCAAAGAAGGAAACTACACCGTTGCAACTACTGATGTAGAGGATGATGCAATGATATTGAAGTTGGAGAAGTATCCTCACCCAGGAATACGAAGGTCAGTCTATGTCACAGACGATCGTCAATTATTTGCTTGTGAGTGCCAGTATTTTCTTTCCTTTGGCATACCTTGTTGGCATATTTTTGCAGCAATTAAGCACCTACGTATCACACAAATGCCTAAATCACTAATCCTAACACAGTGGACGATTGACGCTACACAACTTCCTGATGTGGAAAACGATTCCTATGCAAGATATCAAGACACAGATGCAGAAGAGAGAGCAAGGTTTGGTGGCATTACTAGCAAAATGACTGAACTCGCTTACCTGGGATCGAGGACTCATTATGCATACGAAATAGCAAACTATGAGATTGATAGAATTTGCGCACAATTAAGAAACAACCTCCAAATTGGGGAAGAAGGTTCCAAGGACAAGCTTCCTTTACATCGTCAATCAGACTTCAACATATTGGATCCTTATTTGAGTAAGAATAAAGGCACAGTTAAGATGAGAGGGTCAAACGGTGGAGTAGCCCGAAAGTGTAGTATTTGCAAAAAAAAAGGACACAACAAGTCTACATGTctacaaagaaagaaaaatggtCACAAGA
The genomic region above belongs to Humulus lupulus chromosome 1, drHumLupu1.1, whole genome shotgun sequence and contains:
- the LOC133816901 gene encoding uncharacterized protein LOC133816901 — encoded protein: MFFRVRKQMSKEGNYTVATTDVEDDAMILKLEKYPHPGIRRSVYVTDDRQLFACECQYFLSFGIPCWHIFAAIKHLRITQMPKSLILTQWTIDATQLPDVENDSYARYQDTDAEERARFGGITSKMTELAYLGSRTHYAYEIANYEIDRICAQLRNNLQIGEEGSKDKLPLHRQSDFNILDPYLSKNKGTVKMRGSNGGVARKCSICKKKGHNKSTCLQRKKNGHKNGGSDNSEPHEQDKYLYGTEDMDDKERHTIYHNSESEDFNAPTHQQPFTPDCTNQVNNYTEENLSYSATDDMSSAFKWWEPPYGY